In one window of Saccharomyces paradoxus chromosome VII, complete sequence DNA:
- a CDS encoding uncharacterized protein (similar to YGL138C) codes for MCFFKQLFLFFITYTLLTNTFVEGKSSFPGHDVCKFGDQNFQTEFFLNVIKGNKLENLKEEYEQYKKQSTLYTGFVIEKQYEYQIAPLRIKNFLQVTFCKGGKAVWNHILPFQKDLDWAEPLCIPPLEDNATSQNSSICFKFARVQKYTQRNITLYFPNKFVGFVFVCNSSNTLSPTNKDFETIPLTPIISDNIRDYKIFWSIKGTITKLVPYLHTLSIPLSRYEMLVRPDNYESGELEYKSLTSEFWKSYKNLGKFKNKEISWLNQIDPMEKYDNSKGENVPNFHEKLDYTINRIAHNIERPHDALIKAMNAHNRNSNGENLTRRKYLRRKISKMLKNRIPFKN; via the coding sequence ATGTGCTTCTTCAAAcaacttttcttattttttataacaTATACCTTGTTAACAAACACTTTTGTTGAAGGAAAGAGTTCATTTCCTGGACACGATGTTTGTAAATTTGGAGACCAGAATTTCCAGACAGAATTCTTTTTAAATGTTATTAAAGGTAACAAGTTGGAAAActtaaaagaagaatacgaACAGTACAAAAAACAGAGTACTTTATACACTGGCTTtgtaattgaaaaacaatatGAATACCAGATAGCGCCCTTAAGGATCAAGAATTTTCTGCAAGTGACCTTTTGTAAAGGAGGAAAAGCTGTTTGGAATCAcattcttccttttcaaaaggatTTAGACTGGGCAGAACCACTATGCATTCCACCCCTGGAGGATAATGCTACCTCCCAAAACAGCTCTATATGTTTCAAGTTTGCGAGGGTACAGAAATATACACAACGTAATATAACCCTTTACTTTCCTAATAAATTTGTTGGatttgtatttgtttgcaattcttcaaatacaCTTTCTCCAACTAATAAAGATTTCGAAACCATTCCATTAACGCCGATTATTTCTGATAATATCAGAGACTACAAGATATTTTGGTCAATCAAAGGCACAATTACCAAATTAGTTCCTTATCTACATACCCTAAGCATTCCTCTGTCCAGATATGAGATGCTTGTTCGCCCTGATAACTATGAATCAGGAGAATTGGAATATAAATCCTTGACTTCggaattttggaaaagctATAAAAATCTGGGAAAGTTtaagaacaaagaaatcTCTTGGTTAAACCAAATAGATCCTATGGAAAAATACGATAATTCTAAGGGTGAAAACGTCCCGAATTTTCATGAAAAACTAGACTATACAATAAATCGGATCGCACATAATATTGAAAGGCCTCATGATGCTCTGATAAAGGCAATGAATGCACATAACAGAAATTCCAATGGTGAAAACCtgacaagaagaaaatatttgagGAGGAAGATCTCAAAGATGttaaaaaatagaataCCTTTCAAAAACTGA
- the HUL5 gene encoding ubiquitin-ubiquitin ligase HUL5 (Multiubiquitin chain assembly factor (E4)~similar to YGL141W), whose amino-acid sequence MLNFTGQTRRRNVNLGNRARNTKKDLLEKAKRERERRAQDKLKEDASKTIQKSIRRHFANVRLFKSTFTNSQLVHMIPAYGGKLIYYISQYDLQQLLKLSHDFLSFYPNSLGNKQLLSLLKLYQDDTLVAETISDLNMKYATVDEFLNSLSIYLRRASCLNYSSASKLADVIEAWGVMGSSASTSIFSIPLGSYEERPFALEFYCILAERNLLPKFINTDPILWDNMAKTYSHCSRDGQKNIAKLLIPNFNNHIASSVLPSDNDYVLKFYEKTFIDEVISTTTNHVSDEDHVKNLMCYIASSPNQSCKNSVLITLLSNKEFVRKLSWEFFHTKFNASKTEAHPLFSVLAQLIDMHLLISTDRELLDYNSVIPIEELKRFTSTLKDFTFRQYWELPKTERNPMLKEAVPLLSKVYERDSRLHFLSSGNNPTYWENSEKQFLNLRFYEELQEYEDLYREHLEQENDEDMEKEIDLDKERPSLKSLLLNKMKKRLKSSLRFRKLEILLELPFFIPFEERVDLFYMFIALDKKRLSLDDDHNLMNMFAPWASTGMRKQSAIISRENVLEDAFNAFNSIGERFKASLDVTFINEFGEEAGIDGGGITKEFLTTVSDEGFKDPKHELFRTNDRYELYPSIVYDTSKLKYIWFLGKVVGKCLYEHVLIDVSFADFFLKKLLNYSNGFLSSFSDLGSYDSVLYSNLIKLLNMTTDEIKSLDLTFEIDEPESPAKVVDLIPNGSKTYVTKDNVLLYVTKVTDYKLNKRCFKPVSAFHGGLSVIIAPHWMEMFNSIELQMLISGERDNIDLDDLKSNTEYGGYTEEDQTIVDFWEVLNEFKFEEKLNFLKFVTSVPQAPLQGFKALDPKFGIRNAGTEKYRLPTASTCVNLLKLPDYKNKKILREKLLYAINSGARFDLS is encoded by the coding sequence atgttgaaTTTCACGGGTCAAACAAGGAGAAGGAATGTTAATCTGGGGAATAGGGCTCGAAATACAAAAAAGGATTTACTGGAGAAGGCCAAAAGGGAACGTGAAAGGAGAGCTCAAGATAAACTTAAAGAAGACGCTAGTAAAACCATCCAGAAAAGCATTAGAAGACATTTCGCAAATGTTAGGCTCTTCAAGAGCACGTTTACGAATTCGCAACTAGTTCATATGATACCAGCTTACGGGGGCAAATTAATCTATTACATTTCTCAATATGATCTGCAACAACTGTTGAAGCTATCACATGATTTTTTGAGTTTCTACCCTAATTCGCTAGGTAACAAACAGCTGTTGAGCTTGTTGAAGCTATATCAAGATGATACACTGGTGGCTGAAACTATAAGCGATCTGAACATGAAATATGCTACCGTTGACGAATTTTTAAATAGTCTATCCATTTATCTTCGTAGAGCTTCCTGCTTAAATTATTCTTCAGCTTCTAAATTGGCTGATGTTATAGAGGCATGGGGAGTGATGGGTAGCAGTGCCTCCACCAGTATCTTTTCGATACCGCTAGGATCTTATGAAGAACGGCCATTTGCATTAGAGTTTTACTGCATACTTGCGGAAAGAAACCTTTTACCCAAGTTTATCAACACAGATCCGATATTATGGGATAACATGGCAAAGACATATTCACATTGCAGTAGAGACggccaaaaaaatatcgCCAAGCTGCTGATACCAAATTTCAACAATCATATTGCTTCGTCGGTCTTGCCTAGCGATAACGACTATGTCTTGAAATTCTACGAAAAGACGTTTATAGATGAAGTTATCTCTACTACCACAAATCATGTTTCTGATGAAGATCACgttaaaaatttgatgtgCTACATTGCAAGCTCCCCCAATCAAAGCTGTAAAAATTCTGTCCTTATTACATTACTTTCTAACAAGGAGTTTGTGAGAAAACTCTCGTGGGAATTCTTTCACACAAAGTTTAATGCGAGTAAGACCGAGGCCCACCCTCTCTTTTCAGTTTTAGCACAGCTCATCGACATGCACCTTTTAATATCGACTGATCGGGAGTTGTTAGATTATAACTCTGTGATACCCATTGAAGAACTGAAGAGATTTACATCCACATTAAAGGATTTTACTTTCCGACAATATTGGGAATTACCTAAAACTGAAAGGAACCCCATGTTAAAGGAAGCAGTACCACTTTTGAGCAAAGTTTACGAAAGAGACTCAAGATTGCACTTTCTATCCTCAGGGAATAATCCAACCTACTGGGAAAACTCAGAAAagcaatttttgaatttgagGTTTTACGAAGAGTTACAGGAGTATGAAGATTTGTATAGAGAACACTTAGAACAGGAAAATGATGAGGATatggaaaaggaaatagaTCTTGATAAGGAAAGGCCTTCACTGAAGTCTTTATTACtaaacaaaatgaaaaagaggTTAAAATCATCATTACGTTTCCGGAAGCTGGAAATACTTTTGGAATtaccatttttcattcCTTTTGAGGAAAGAGTGGACCTATTTTACATGTTCATTGCGCTTGACAAGAAACGGTTATCCTTAGATGACGACCACAACTTAATGAATATGTTTGCTCCTTGGGCTTCGACCGGCATGAGGAAACAATCCGCTATTATCTCTAGAGAAAATGTCTTAGAAGATGCTTTCAACGCATTTAACTCTATAGGAGAAAGGTTCAAAGCATCATTGGATGTTACTTTCATAAATGAATTCGGCGAAGAAGCTGGTATTGATGGCGGTGGTATTaccaaagaatttttaaCTACTGTGTCTGATGAAGGATTTAAAGATCCAAAGCACGAATTGTTTCGGACAAATGATCGCTATGAGCTGTATCCTTCGATTGTTTATGACACTTCGAAACTGAAGTATATATGGTTTCTCGGAAAGGTGGTAGGTAAATGCTTATATGAGCATGTTTTGATAGATGTATCTTTTgctgatttctttttgaaaaaattattaaattaCTCGAACGGATTCctatcttccttttctgaTCTGGGAAGCTATGACTCGGTGCTGTATAGCAATTTGATcaaattattaaatatGACTACTGATGAGATCAAGTCTTTGGATTTAAcgtttgaaattgatgagCCTGAAAGTCCTGCAAAAGTGGTTGACTTAATCCCTAATGGTTCAAAAACATACGTGACGAAGGATAATGTGTTGTTATACGTTACTAAAGTAACGGATTACAAGTTAAACAAAAGGTGCTTCAAACCGGTTTCCGCATTTCATGGGGGGCTCAGTGTTATCATTGCTCCGCATTGGATGGAAATGTTTAACTCTATAGAACTACAAATGTTAATATCAGGTGAAAGGGATAACATCGATTTAGATGATTTAAAATCCAACACAGAATACGGGGGCTATACAGAAGAAGATCAGACAATTGTAGATTTTTGGGAGGTTTTGAACGAGTTTAAATTTGAAGAGAaactgaattttttgaaatttgttaCTTCCGTCCCACAAGCCCCTTTGCAAGGCTTCAAGGCGTTAGATCCAAAATTTGGTATCAGAAATGCTGGGACAGAAAAGTACAGATTGCCTACGGCATCTACCTGTGttaatttattgaaattgcCAGAttataaaaacaaaaaaattttgagagaaaaattattgtaTGCAATAAACTCGGGTGCCAGGTTCGACTTATCATAA
- a CDS encoding uncharacterized protein (similar to YGL140C), which produces MSLKSKLTKIQKLWLYYFPCDRILAKRICKSTVNTTVAFIFCLIPKITAHLGAAPAMLPMISVIVHPGRRVGGTIHGAIYCITGLIFGLAYAIFGRFLAQRCLGSSWHELTEAQQHVLHYKRYEAGLAILAVFEVIMLFFHGWMRSVSHYYFGIVFPLFVVVHFAFMDPLNETAGTIAKAYSTPFYLGIAMSIFWNLVLFPEWGTTYLGNTTIDAMNELHKSIDYSINFFIAVDPHNSSQLYSRDPVSLGKLLKMKSLISSKVNNCRVVLHECIYEFTYAYVSPTKLKPIISTLENLTVYINGLVNTCQLEFILLARHDNKLRPDDVAALTLPKNKEISFANAEKLLKVIDKLHPAIYSLHRTMSECMYMAKLVLAHAFDVNVSRVHSCSMFKDGNFPTFSNNTNNLPNDIDIQNKINDLKHALEECKAKFKSEMLEFDIDIMSPSDEMFLLSSFLLNFRQTADSTLTIMESVKDILVKRQIQEKKGWLRGKRLWFLVLNNYETFSIWLKGDRNSVTENDTLKGTFNGTTNGFAHDTVIRRPDYEENELLSQKVSSNKNLAKDDTSLDLPITSEPKGNLSSTSDTSSSPLTLTKTTTFGTNRTSKRQGRFSFMSMLISIDKFCEVSHPHFRFGFQVAIALMLASFPMFIPKTRQWYIDYRGTWIGFVCILCLEPSVGGTFWVFFLRAVGVIFGAAWGYLSYVAAVNQTNPYLETVITVFGAIPGFYYLLGTPYVKAAIIEIISIYIVMLAAILPSQDDILTSFAKRCLAVGYGGGVALIVQVFFFPLKAREQLNEEISFVCGCISEMELLYATGLEGEQVADSMSDEKYRKIEKISKSAKEALARATAYKGLTRQEPRLKGEYTELENVFTQVIFIQKQIIERIDTISLLRKQNGSAVIEEFNSAVYPYRRQMVGSVSCLMRALQEAFINKTPLPQFLPSARIAHRRLINKVRQTLRIRYPGQISNLSDKVQKLNKGNYADGDEEDDDENEGLVMTMNRRGQTNTTVNPHEYVLKEKFLSWNASSAASEEIIEYIEELLNLTKILVGVNEFKYGFLSRPLYEDWAAEAVTGFDNFINGKSNPRKTRRNRTPFDGTSIISEGNESLQSSNSNESQISPDSTRSYEPECPMAYEGNDNPAALNLSRIASHKAGQNSDGLPKTFRNRAFSIASTSGQLSSLSRHSTLGNADPNYLNDDESSDDDLPLALKMVLSHMKEKKD; this is translated from the coding sequence ATGTCGCTTAAATCGAAGTTGACTAAGATTCAGAAGTTATGGCTGTATTATTTCCCCTGTGACAGAATCCTTGCAAAGAGAATATGTAAATCAACTGTTAATACAACAGTGGCTTTCATATTTTGCTTGATACCGAAGATAACGGCGCATTTGGGAGCAGCCCCTGCGATGCTTCCAATGATTTCCGTTATTGTTCACCCTGGGAGAAGGGTGGGAGGTACCATACATGGTGCTATCTATTGCATAACGGGGTTAATATTTGGACTAGCTTACGCAATCTTCGGCCGATTTCTTGCGCAACGATGCCTAGGGAGTTCTTGGCATGAATTAACAGAGGCACAGCAGCATGTGTTGCACTATAAAAGATATGAAGCAGGATTAGCAATTTTGGCTGTTTTCGAAGTGAttatgcttttttttcatggcTGGATGAGATCTGTGTCTCATTATTACTTTGGTATTGTTTTCCCTCTTTTCGTCGTGGTTCATTTCGCCTTTATGGATCCTTTGAATGAAACAGCAGGTACTATTGCTAAAGCTTACAGCACCCCTTTCTACCTGGGCATTGCAATGTCGATTTTTTGGAATCTTGTATTGTTTCCTGAATGGGGAACCACATATTTGGGTAACACAACTATTGATGCTATGAATGAACTTCATAAGTCCATTGACTATTCCATAAACTTTTTTATCGCAGTGGATCCGCACAATAGTAGCCAACTGTACAGTAGAGATCCTGTTTCGTTAGGTAAGCTGCTGAAGATGAAGTCActgatttcttctaaagTTAATAACTGTCGAGTAGTCCTTCACGAGTGCATCTATGAGTTTACCTATGCTTACGTGTCGCCGACTAAATTAAAACCAATTATTTCtactttggaaaacttaACAGTCTACATCAATGGGTTAGTTAATACATGTCAATTGGAATTCATTTTATTAGCAAGACATGATAATAAGCTCAGGCCTGATGATGTTGCAGCTTTAACATTGccaaagaataaagaaatcaGCTTTGCAAATGCTGAGAAATTGCTAAAGGTTATCGATAAGTTGCATCCGGCAATTTATAGTTTACATCGGACAATGAGTGAGTGCATGTATATGGCGAAATTGGTACTTGCTCATGCATTTGATGTCAATGTTTCAAGGGTTCATTCTTGCTCAATGTTCAAGGATGGTAATTTCCCCACATTCAGCAATAACACCAATAATCTGCCTAATGATATTGACATCCAGAATAAGATTAATGACCTAAAGCACGCGTTAGAAGAATGTAAAGCAAAATTCAAATCAGAAATGTTAGAGtttgatattgatattatgAGTCCCAGTGACGAGATGTTTTTGTTGTCTAGCTTTTTATTAAACTTCAGACAAACTGCAGATTCAACTTTGACAATTATGGAGTCTGTCAAAGACATTCTAGTGAAACGCCAGATACAAGAGAAGAAAGGCTGGTTAAGAGGCAAGAGGCTTTGGTTTTTAGTATTGAACAACTACGAGACATTTTCTATTTGGTTAAAAGGCGATAGGAATTCAGTGACCGAAAATGATACATTGAAGGGTACGTTCAATGGTACTACCAATGGGTTTGCCCATGACACAGTCATCAGAAGACCAGATTATGAAGAGAACGAACTTTTGTCtcaaaaagtttcatcGAATAAGAACCTTGCAAAAGATGACACATCATTAGATCTACCAATAACAAGTGAACCCAAAGGGAATTTATCTTCTACCTCTGACACTTCTTCCTCACCATTAACCTTAACCAAAACAACTACATTCGGAACTAATAGAACTTCCAAGAGGCAAGGCAGGTTTTCGTTTATGTCCATGCTGatttcaattgataaattttgtGAAGTATCACATCCTCACTTTAGATTTGGGTTTCAGGTAGCCATTGCATTAATGTTGGCTTCATTTCCAATGTTTATTCCTAAGACAAGGCAGTGGTATATAGACTACCGTGGTACCTGGATTGGTTTCGTGTGTATACTTTGTTTGGAACCTTCCGTGGGAGGGACCTTCTGGGTCTTCTTTTTGCGTGCTGTGGGAGTTATTTTTGGAGCGGCCTGGGGTTATCTTTCTTATGTTGCTGCTGTCAACCAAACCAATCCATATTTGGAAACGGTCATTACCGTTTTTGGAGCCATTCCTGGGTTTTACTATTTATTAGGTACACCCTACGTGAAGGCCGCAAtcattgaaattattagTATTTATATTGTTATGCTTGCCGCAATACTTCCCTCCCAAGATGATATTCTGACCAGTTTTGCCAAGAGATGTTTAGCTGTCGGGTATGGTGGAGGAGTAGCATTAATAGTTCAGgtgtttttctttccattgAAAGCACGGGAGCAATTAAATGAGGAAATTTCCTTTGTCTGTGGTTGTATATCGGAAATGGAACTTCTCTACGCCACCGGATTAGAAGGAGAGCAAGTCGCAGACAGTATGAGCGACGAGAAATACAGAAAAATCGAAAAGATATCAAAAAGTGCTAAGGAGGCGTTGGCCCGTGCTACGGCCTACAAAGGACTAACTAGGCAGGAACCGAGATTAAAGGGCGAATACACCGAGTTGGAGAATGTTTTCACTCAAGTTATATTTATTCAGAAGCAAATCATAGAAAGAATTGATACGATTTCCCTACTAAGAAAGCAAAATGGAAGTGCTGTCATTGAAGAATTCAACAGTGCAGTCTATCCATATCGACGCCAAATGGTGGGAAGCGTTTCATGCCTAATGAGAGCACTTCAAGAGGCATTTATAAATAAGACCCCGTTACCCCAATTTTTGCCCAGTGCAAGAATTGCTCACAGAAGACTGATTAATAAAGTGCGTCAAACCTTACGAATAAGATATCCTGGACAAATTTCGAACCTGAGTGATAAAGTACAAAAGCTGAATAAAGGAAACTACGCTGACggtgatgaagaagatgacgatgaaaatgaaggcCTAGTGATGACAATGAATAGACGGGGACAGACCAACACAACGGTTAATCCTCACGAATACGttctaaaagaaaaatttttaagcTGGAACGCATCTAGTGCTGCATCGGAGGAAATAAttgaatatattgaagAACTGTTAAATTTGACTAAAATTTTGGTTGGTGTAAATGAGTTTAAATACGGATTTTTATCGCGTCCACTTTACGAGGACTGGGCTGCAGAGGCGGTAACAGGatttgataattttatCAACGGAAAAAGTAACCCCAGGAAGACACGGCGCAATCGGACCCCATTTGATGGTACTTCTATAATTTCGGAAGGAAATGAAAGTTTACAAAGTTCAAATTCTAACGAATCTCAAATTTCTCCTGATTCCACAAGAAGTTATGAGCCGGAATGTCCCATGGCATACGAAGGAAATGATAATCCGGCAGCATTGAACCTATCGCGGATCGCTTCTCACAAAGCAGGCCAAAACTCAGATGGCTTACCAAAGACGTTTAGAAATAGAGCATTTTCCATAGCTTCTACCTCTGGTCAATTGTCGAGCTTAAGCAGACATAGCACCCTTGGTAATGCGGATCCGAATTACCTaaacgatgatgaaagcTCCGATGATGATTTACCATTAGCTTTGAAAATGGTGCTAAGTCACatgaaggagaagaaggacTGA
- the FLC3 gene encoding putative flavin adenine dinucleotide transporter (FAD transporter, similar to Flc1p and Flc2p~similar to YGL139W) translates to MKFLQTYKSCSLIGLIISLASKINLAEAKRKLVATSLVTCMENSQLSANSFDVVFDPDDRSLHYNLDMSTQIDSYIYADIDVYAYGFKIITKNVDLCSINWKQFCPVHPGNIQIDSIEYISSKYVDDIPGIAYQVPDIDAYARVKITNNVSDYLACIQIYFSNGKTVSQIGVKWATAVVAGIGLLLSAILSTFGNSTAASHISANTMSLFLYFQSVVVVAMQHVHRVPPIAAAWAENLVWSMGLIRISFMQRIFRWYVQSTGGTPSLYLTSTSMSVLAQRSWEYLMELPLMKRATNVLYGNANTLIFRGIKRLGYKMGIENTSIVCTGFTFFVLCGYVLAGFIMVVKCCVELAVRLGWIQKARFWGFRKQWKMILKGAILRYIYIGFVQLTILSFWEFTERDSAAVIVIACLFILLSCGLMLWAAWRTVFFARRSVALYNNPAALLYGDEYVLHKYGFFYTMFNANRYWWNIVLLSYIFVKSLLVGFAQASGQTQVLFMFILDLFYFVAIIYYKPYLDRPTNIMNILIATVTVVNSFLFMFFSDLFNQSYKVAAIMGWIFFIMNAAFSFILLLMILAFAGMMLFSKNPDLRFKPAKDDRTSFQRNTMKPEGIVNRSAANELLALGNVAKDHNDNSDYESNDTGVNDELKQGQDETTPTTVTSSDDYKPTFSEKILSKFTRPKNNNTSTDALRVETPNQQMFPHNLTNLSRENLSTLGSKPYPGHTRSQSDAHNGLINSFEEEDTSSNTDPFHDSTEGDLLDTSSSDGGFRSQNYVRDDSINSLGNNKQPLRKPPGFFDEGFM, encoded by the coding sequence atgaaatttcttcagaCTTACAAGTCATGCTCATTAATTGGACTAATAATATCGCTAGCCAGTAAGATAAATCTTGCAGAagcaaaaaggaaactggTAGCGACATCATTAGTCACATGTATGGAAAACTCTCAGCTGTCAGCAAATAGTTTTGACGTTGTCTTCGATCCAGACGACAGATCGCTACATTATAATCTTGATATGTCAACACAGATTGATTCTTATATTTACGCTGATATTGATGTCTACGCATATGGTTTCAAGATCATTACTAAAAACGTCGATCTTTGTTCAATCAATTGGAAGCAGTTTTGCCCGGTTCACCCAGGTAATATTCAGATCGACTCTATTGAATACATTTCTAGCAAGTACGTAGATGACATTCCTGGTATTGCATACCAAGTCCCAGATATCGACGCATATGCTAGGGTCAAGATCACTAATAATGTGAGTGATTACCTAGCATGTATTCAAATATACTTCTCCAATGGTAAGACAGTTTCTCAGATTGGTGTAAAATGGGCAACTGCAGTGGTAGCGGGAATTGGTCTTTTACTATCGGCCATCCTATCCACTTTTGGCAATTCTACCGCAGCCTCACATATTTCTGCCAACACAATGTCGCTTTTCTTATATTTCCAATCGGTTGTTGTGGTCGCCATGCAGCATGTTCATCGAGTTCCACCTATTGCTGCAGCCTGGGCGGAAAATTTGGTTTGGTCAATGGGCTTAATTAGAATCTCTTTCATGCAAAGGATCTTCCGGTGGTATGTACAATCCACTGGCGGCACACCTAGTCTGTACTTGACCTCGACTTCTATGTCTGTTTTGGCTCAAAGAAGTTGGGAATATTTGATGGAACTCCCATTAATGAAAAGAGCTACCAACGTTTTATATGGTAATGCGAATACATTAATTTTTAGAGGAATCAAAAGGCTGGGCTATAAAATGGGGATTGAAAATACATCCATAGTTTGTACCGGTTTCACATTCTTCGTTTTATGTGGATATGTACTGGCTGGATTTATCATGGTGGTCAAATGCTGTGTGGAATTAGCTGTCAGACTGGGATGGATCCAAAAGGCAAGGTTTTGGGGATTCAGGAAACAATGGAAAATGATTTTAAAGGGCGCTATTTTAAGATACATTTACATCGGTTTCGTTCAGTTAACAATCCTCAGTTTTTGGGAATTTACTGAGAGAGATTCCGCTGCTGTGATCGTCATCGCATGcctttttattcttttatCATGTGGGTTAATGCTTTGGGCTGCATGGAGGACTGTTTTTTTCGCAAGAAGATCTGTTGCGTTGTACAACAACCCAGCAGCCTTGTTGTATGGTGATGAATACGTCTTACACAAATATGGATTCTTTTACACAATGTTCAACGCTAATCGTTACTGGTGGAATATTGTCCTTTTATCCTAcatttttgtaaaatcaTTATTAGTTGGATTTGCTCAAGCTTCCGGTCAAACACAAGTTCTTTTCATGTTTATATTAGATTTGTTTTACTTTGTTGCTATTATCTACTACAAGCCCTACCTGGACCGTCCAACAAACATAATGAATATTTTAATTGCTACTGTTACCGTAGTcaattcatttcttttcatgtTTTTCTCGGACTTGTTTAACCAAAGCTACAAGGTAGCTGCCATTATGGGATGgatatttttcatcatgAACGCTGCATTCTCgttcattttattattgatgatATTGGCATTCGCTGGTATGATGCTTTTCTCAAAGAATCCCGATCTAAGATTTAAACCTGCTAAGGACGATAGAACTTCTTTCCAAAGGAACACCATGAAACCAGAAGGTATTGTCAACAGATCCGCAGCAAACGAGTTGCTTGCGCTGGGCAATGTTGCAAAAGATCATAACGATAATTCGGATTACGAATCAAATGATACTGGTGTAAATGATGAACTAAAACAAGGACAAGATGAAACCACTCCCACAACCGTAACATCAAGTGATGACTACAAGCCTACATTTTCAGAGAAAATATTGAGTAAATTCACAAGACCTAAGAATAACAATACGAGCACAGATGCTTTGAGAGTTGAAACTCCCAATCAACAAATGTTTCCTCACAATTTAACGAATCTCTCACGCGAAAATCTATCAACATTAGGCTCTAAACCATATCCAGGGCACACTAGATCACAATCTGATGCACATAATGGATTGATCAACtcctttgaagaagaagatacaAGTTCAAATACTGATCCATTTCATGACTCCACAGAAGGAGACCTTTTAGATACCTCAAGTTCAGACGGAGGATTTAGGTCGCAAAACTATGTTAGAGATGACAGCATAAATAGTTTaggaaataataaacaacCACTAAGGAAACCTCCCGGATTTTTCGATGAAGGATTCATGTGA